One genomic segment of Streptomyces sp. RerS4 includes these proteins:
- the rsmD gene encoding 16S rRNA (guanine(966)-N(2))-methyltransferase RsmD — MTRVIAGSAGGRRLAVPPGTGTRPTSDRMREGLFSTWESLHGVEGARVLDLYGGSGAVGLEALSRGADHTLLVEADAKAAKAIRDNIKTLGLPGAEFRAGKAEQIVAATAHGDPYDIVFLDPPYAVEHAELGEILLTLRSNRWITDDALVTVERSTRSGPFPWPEGFEPLRSRKYGEGTLWYGRAAHTREES; from the coding sequence ATGACCCGCGTGATCGCCGGCAGCGCCGGCGGGCGGCGGCTGGCCGTGCCGCCCGGCACCGGCACCCGCCCGACCTCCGACCGGATGCGCGAAGGGCTCTTCTCCACCTGGGAGTCGCTGCACGGCGTGGAGGGCGCCCGCGTGCTCGACCTCTACGGCGGCTCCGGCGCCGTCGGCCTGGAGGCCCTCTCCCGCGGCGCCGACCACACCCTGCTCGTCGAGGCCGACGCCAAGGCCGCCAAGGCGATCCGGGACAACATCAAGACGCTGGGCCTGCCCGGCGCCGAATTCCGGGCGGGCAAGGCCGAACAGATCGTGGCCGCCACCGCGCACGGGGACCCGTACGACATCGTCTTCCTGGACCCGCCCTACGCCGTCGAGCACGCCGAACTCGGCGAGATCCTGCTCACACTCCGCTCCAATCGCTGGATCACGGACGACGCGCTCGTCACCGTGGAACGCAGCACGAGGAGCGGTCCGTTCCCGTGGCCGGAGGGGTTCGAGCCGTTGCGGTCACGCAAATACGGCGAAGGCACCCTTTGGTACGGTCGCGCCGCCCACACCCGCGAAGAATCATGA
- the coaD gene encoding pantetheine-phosphate adenylyltransferase, translated as MRRAVCPGSFDPITNGHLDIIGRASRLYDVVHVAVMINQSKKGLFTVEERIELIREATADYGNVEVESFHGLLVDFCKQRDIPAIVKGLRAVSDFDYELQMAQMNMGLSGVETLFVPTNPTYSFLSSSLVKEVAAWGGDVAHLLPAHVHAALVERLRAK; from the coding sequence TTGCGCCGCGCCGTCTGTCCGGGGTCGTTCGATCCCATCACCAACGGGCACCTCGACATCATCGGCCGGGCCTCCAGGCTCTACGACGTCGTCCACGTCGCCGTGATGATCAACCAGTCCAAGAAGGGGCTGTTCACCGTCGAGGAGCGGATCGAACTGATCCGCGAGGCCACCGCCGACTACGGCAACGTGGAGGTCGAGTCCTTCCACGGCCTGCTCGTCGACTTCTGCAAGCAGCGGGACATCCCCGCCATCGTCAAGGGCCTGCGCGCCGTCAGCGACTTCGACTACGAACTCCAGATGGCCCAGATGAACATGGGCCTCTCCGGGGTCGAAACGCTGTTCGTGCCGACCAACCCCACCTACAGCTTCCTGTCCTCCTCGCTGGTCAAGGAGGTCGCCGCCTGGGGCGGGGACGTCGCCCACCTGCTGCCCGCGCACGTCCACGCGGCCCTGGTCGAACGCCTGCGCGCCAAGTGA
- a CDS encoding cell division initiation protein: MDVQKKLDEIVAAVGGARSMPMSASCVINRTELLERLEEVRQALPGSLALAREVIGGRERMVEEARREADRIIEAAHAQRGSLVSDTEIARRSQAEADRILADARREAEEIRAEADEYVDSKLANFEVVLSKTIGSVDRGREKLLGRGPGLDEQGQADPHVPERSEDPRVLREQADAYVDTKLATFEAVLSKTLEAVGRGRQKLLGRVAGDDLGAHMAAQDAAGDRGTRPANDADFLAGLAEPGPEPMPPAARPQPVQQPYEAPYAYPQPVAAQQGPYAYQDPYAGYAGQEPYAGQDPYAGQDPYAGHAYAGHADAGQAYAAYPQQPDPYAAYRQQPAQSPRPALDETSFFDTSMIDLEQLRRYEQGR; encoded by the coding sequence ATGGACGTACAGAAGAAGCTCGACGAGATCGTCGCAGCCGTCGGCGGCGCCCGGTCCATGCCCATGTCGGCGTCCTGCGTGATCAACCGGACGGAACTGCTCGAACGGCTCGAAGAGGTGCGCCAGGCCCTCCCCGGCTCCCTCGCCCTGGCCCGCGAGGTGATCGGAGGCCGGGAGCGGATGGTCGAGGAGGCCCGCCGGGAGGCGGACCGGATCATCGAGGCCGCGCACGCCCAACGCGGCTCGCTCGTCTCCGACACCGAGATCGCGCGCCGCTCGCAGGCCGAGGCGGACCGGATCCTGGCGGACGCCCGCCGGGAGGCCGAGGAGATCCGCGCCGAGGCGGACGAGTACGTCGACAGCAAGCTCGCCAACTTCGAGGTCGTCCTCAGCAAGACCATCGGCTCCGTGGACCGGGGCCGCGAGAAGCTGCTCGGGCGCGGCCCCGGCCTCGACGAGCAGGGGCAGGCGGACCCGCACGTCCCCGAGCGCAGCGAGGACCCGCGCGTCCTGCGGGAGCAGGCGGACGCGTACGTGGACACCAAGCTCGCCACCTTCGAAGCGGTGCTCTCCAAGACCCTGGAGGCCGTCGGCCGGGGCCGGCAGAAGCTGCTGGGCCGGGTGGCCGGCGACGACCTCGGCGCCCACATGGCCGCCCAGGACGCCGCCGGGGACCGGGGGACCCGCCCCGCGAACGACGCGGACTTCCTGGCCGGGCTGGCCGAGCCGGGCCCCGAGCCGATGCCGCCGGCGGCGCGGCCCCAGCCGGTGCAGCAGCCGTACGAGGCCCCGTATGCCTATCCGCAGCCCGTCGCCGCGCAGCAAGGCCCGTACGCCTACCAGGACCCGTACGCCGGCTACGCGGGCCAAGAGCCGTACGCGGGCCAGGATCCGTACGCGGGCCAGGATCCGTACGCCGGGCACGCGTACGCCGGCCACGCGGACGCCGGGCAGGCCTACGCCGCCTACCCGCAGCAGCCGGACCCGTACGCGGCGTACCGGCAGCAGCCCGCTCAGTCCCCGCGGCCCGCGCTGGACGAGACGAGCTTCTTCGACACGAGCATGATCGACCTGGAGCAGCTGCGCCGCTACGAGCAGGGCCGTTAG
- a CDS encoding DUF177 domain-containing protein gives MNTRLDHRNPLVFDTHELGRRPGAMQRLSREIDAPADLGIAGVIGVPEGAPLKLNLRLESVMEGVLVTGTVRGTAAGECVRCLEAVERELKADFQEMFSYPDADDRSRSHAEPADDAEDDEDTLFLEDGLFDLEPVLRDVVVLALPMQPVCREDCLGLCPECGLSLNDDPDHHHDAVDIRWAALQGLVVTDQDDEKDNMSGTASDGVQGAAEKQEK, from the coding sequence CTGAACACCCGCCTCGACCACCGCAACCCCCTCGTGTTCGACACGCACGAGCTGGGTCGGCGTCCTGGTGCCATGCAGCGGCTCTCCCGCGAGATCGACGCCCCGGCGGACCTCGGTATCGCCGGTGTCATCGGAGTGCCGGAAGGCGCCCCGCTGAAGCTCAACCTCCGTTTGGAGTCGGTCATGGAAGGGGTGCTTGTCACAGGCACCGTCCGTGGAACGGCCGCCGGAGAGTGCGTAAGGTGTCTGGAGGCCGTCGAGCGTGAGCTCAAGGCGGACTTCCAGGAGATGTTCTCGTACCCTGACGCCGACGACCGGAGCCGCTCTCACGCGGAGCCGGCCGACGACGCCGAGGACGACGAGGACACGCTCTTCCTCGAGGACGGTTTGTTCGACCTCGAACCCGTGCTGCGCGATGTGGTGGTGCTCGCACTGCCCATGCAGCCGGTGTGCCGGGAGGACTGTCTCGGACTGTGCCCGGAATGCGGGCTCAGCCTGAACGACGACCCGGACCACCACCATGACGCCGTCGACATCCGTTGGGCGGCATTGCAAGGACTCGTCGTGACCGATCAGGACGACGAGAAGGACAACATGAGCGGCACTGCCTCTGACGGAGTTCAGGGCGCCGCCGAGAAGCAGGAGAAGTAG
- the rpmF gene encoding 50S ribosomal protein L32, giving the protein MAVPKRKMSRSNTRHRRSQWKAAVPTLVSCERCQEPKLQHIACPSCGTYNKRQVLEV; this is encoded by the coding sequence GTGGCTGTTCCGAAGCGGAAGATGTCGCGCAGCAACACGCGCCACCGCCGGTCGCAGTGGAAGGCTGCGGTCCCCACCCTGGTTTCGTGTGAGCGTTGCCAGGAGCCGAAGCTCCAGCACATCGCGTGCCCGAGCTGCGGCACCTACAACAAGCGCCAGGTCCTCGAGGTCTGA
- the rnc gene encoding ribonuclease III — MSELSNAEKQADSNNAASSHTLLEGRLGYRLESALLVRALTHRSYAYENGGLPTNERLEFLGDSVLGLVVTDTLYTTHPDLPEGQLAKLRAAVVNSRALAEVGRGLELGSFIRLGRGEEGTGGRDKASILADTLEAVIGAVYLDQGLDAASELVHRLFDPLIEKSSNLGAGLDWKTSLQELTAAEGLGVPEYLVTETGPDHEKTFTAAARVGGVSYGTGTGRSKKEAEQQAAESAWRGIRAAADERIAAAAAATEAAPAEGDGTPTPAADPAPEA, encoded by the coding sequence ATGTCTGAGCTGTCCAACGCTGAGAAGCAGGCAGACAGTAACAACGCGGCCTCGTCCCACACGCTTCTGGAAGGGCGGCTCGGGTATCGACTCGAGTCCGCCCTTCTGGTGCGTGCGCTGACCCACCGTTCGTACGCGTACGAGAACGGCGGTCTGCCCACCAACGAACGCCTGGAGTTCCTCGGGGACTCCGTGCTGGGCCTGGTGGTCACCGACACGCTGTACACCACCCACCCCGATCTGCCGGAAGGCCAGCTGGCCAAACTGCGGGCCGCGGTGGTCAACTCGCGTGCGCTGGCGGAGGTCGGGCGTGGCCTCGAACTCGGCTCCTTCATCCGGCTCGGCCGGGGCGAAGAGGGCACGGGCGGCCGGGACAAGGCCTCCATCCTCGCCGACACCCTTGAAGCGGTGATCGGCGCGGTCTACCTCGACCAGGGCCTCGACGCGGCCTCGGAGCTGGTCCACCGGCTCTTCGACCCGCTCATCGAGAAGTCCTCGAACCTCGGCGCCGGCCTGGACTGGAAGACCAGTCTCCAGGAACTCACGGCCGCCGAAGGCCTCGGCGTTCCGGAATACCTGGTCACCGAGACGGGTCCGGACCACGAGAAGACCTTCACCGCTGCCGCCCGCGTCGGTGGTGTCTCGTACGGCACCGGCACCGGCCGCAGCAAGAAGGAAGCGGAACAGCAGGCCGCGGAGTCCGCCTGGCGCGGGATCCGTGCCGCCGCGGACGAGCGGATCGCGGCGGCCGCCGCCGCGACCGAAGCCGCTCCGGCGGAGGGCGACGGGACGCCGACGCCCGCCGCCGACCCGGCTCCGGAAGCCTGA
- the mutM gene encoding bifunctional DNA-formamidopyrimidine glycosylase/DNA-(apurinic or apyrimidinic site) lyase, which translates to MPELPEVEVVRRGLERWVAGRTVASVEVLHPRAVRRHLAGGADFAARLAGQTIGVPMRRGKYLWLPLEGRELSVLGHLGMSGQLLVQPADAPDEKHLRIRVRFADAAGTELRFVDQRTFGGLSLHETVPDSPEGLPDVIAHIARDPLDSLFDEGAYHLALRAKKTTVKRALLDQSLISGVGNIYADEALWRAKLHYERPTAGISRAKSAELLTHVREVMNAALDVGGTSFDSLYVNVNGESGYFDRSLDAYGREGEPCRRCGTPMRRRAWMNRSSYFCPRCQRPPRVAS; encoded by the coding sequence GTGCCCGAGCTGCCCGAAGTCGAAGTGGTGCGGCGCGGTCTGGAGCGCTGGGTGGCCGGTCGGACCGTCGCGTCCGTCGAGGTGCTGCACCCCCGGGCCGTACGCCGCCACCTGGCGGGCGGAGCGGACTTCGCGGCCCGCCTGGCCGGCCAGACCATCGGCGTACCGATGCGGCGCGGCAAGTACCTGTGGCTGCCGCTGGAGGGGCGCGAGCTGTCCGTCCTCGGGCACCTCGGGATGAGCGGGCAGCTGCTGGTGCAGCCCGCCGACGCCCCCGACGAGAAGCACCTGCGCATCCGCGTGCGCTTCGCCGACGCCGCCGGGACGGAGCTGCGCTTCGTCGACCAGCGGACCTTCGGCGGGCTCTCGCTGCACGAGACGGTCCCGGACAGCCCCGAGGGCCTGCCCGACGTCATCGCGCACATCGCCCGTGACCCCCTGGACAGCCTGTTCGACGAAGGGGCGTACCACCTCGCGCTGCGGGCCAAGAAGACGACGGTCAAGCGGGCGCTGCTGGACCAGTCGCTGATCAGCGGCGTCGGCAACATCTACGCCGACGAGGCGCTGTGGCGCGCGAAGCTGCACTACGAGCGCCCCACCGCCGGCATCAGCCGGGCCAAGAGCGCCGAACTCCTCACCCACGTGCGAGAGGTCATGAACGCCGCGCTCGACGTCGGCGGAACCAGCTTCGACAGCCTCTACGTGAACGTGAACGGCGAGTCCGGGTACTTCGACCGGTCCCTCGACGCCTACGGGCGCGAGGGCGAGCCCTGCCGCCGTTGCGGGACCCCGATGCGGCGACGGGCCTGGATGAACCGGTCCAGCTACTTCTGCCCGCGCTGTCAGCGGCCGCCGCGCGTGGCGTCGTAG
- a CDS encoding helix-turn-helix domain-containing protein, with protein METPARSETPASDLPFDVFARACPSRETLEHVTGRWGSLTVGALREGPCRFNQLRRRVDGVSEKMLSQTLHALERDGIVLREAQPTNPPRVDYELTPLGREVADRLLALIHFLEGSMDGVLASRRSYDATRGGR; from the coding sequence ATGGAGACCCCCGCCCGCAGCGAAACGCCCGCCTCCGACCTCCCCTTCGACGTGTTCGCGCGCGCCTGCCCGTCGCGGGAGACCCTGGAGCACGTCACCGGCCGGTGGGGCAGCCTCACCGTCGGCGCCCTGCGCGAAGGCCCCTGCCGCTTCAACCAGCTGCGCCGCCGCGTCGACGGCGTGAGCGAGAAGATGCTCTCCCAGACCCTGCACGCGCTGGAGCGCGACGGCATCGTCCTGCGCGAGGCGCAGCCGACGAACCCGCCCCGCGTCGACTACGAGCTGACCCCGCTCGGCCGCGAGGTCGCCGACCGCCTGCTCGCCCTGATCCACTTCCTGGAGGGCAGCATGGACGGGGTCCTCGCCTCCCGCCGGTCCTACGACGCCACGCGCGGCGGCCGCTGA
- a CDS encoding CAP domain-containing protein — protein MGRHRLPASPPPGGRRRTLVRGGLLGVSVAVALGTAAVTTGFVPVGDSFPYVGTQAASQSQTQAAKPSPSASRAAGDQGGLANLSGRASDGPGAGTPSASASPSPSASPSPSASPSPSPSSPPSPSASASAKEPEKSPTTEAPKPPAPKPVTSKPVAPKPVTSKPVAPKPPAPKPTVPAPADGHSAEEAAVLALVNQERARAGCVAVRANPPLAALAGAFSEDMAARGFFDHTDPDGNTPWQRAEKAGIAGLGGENIARGQGDAASVMRAWMESPGHKANILNCEFRTLGVGVHFGAGGPWWTQDFGF, from the coding sequence ATGGGACGCCACCGACTCCCCGCCTCGCCGCCCCCCGGCGGCCGGCGCCGCACCCTGGTGCGGGGCGGCCTGCTCGGCGTCTCCGTCGCCGTGGCGCTCGGCACGGCCGCCGTCACGACCGGTTTCGTCCCGGTCGGCGACTCCTTCCCCTACGTCGGCACCCAGGCGGCGAGCCAGTCGCAGACCCAGGCGGCGAAGCCCTCCCCGAGCGCGAGCCGCGCCGCGGGCGATCAGGGCGGTCTCGCGAACCTGTCGGGTCGGGCCTCCGACGGCCCCGGCGCGGGCACCCCGTCGGCCTCCGCCTCGCCGTCGCCCTCGGCCTCGCCCTCCCCCTCCGCGTCGCCGTCCCCGTCTCCGTCGAGCCCGCCGTCCCCGTCGGCCTCCGCCTCCGCCAAGGAACCGGAGAAGAGCCCCACGACCGAGGCCCCGAAGCCGCCGGCGCCGAAGCCGGTCACCTCGAAGCCCGTCGCACCGAAGCCCGTCACCTCGAAGCCGGTCGCGCCGAAGCCGCCGGCCCCGAAGCCCACCGTCCCCGCGCCGGCGGACGGGCACTCCGCCGAGGAGGCGGCCGTCCTCGCCCTGGTCAACCAGGAGCGCGCCCGGGCGGGCTGCGTCGCCGTCCGGGCGAACCCGCCGCTGGCCGCGCTCGCCGGAGCCTTCAGCGAGGACATGGCCGCACGGGGCTTCTTCGACCACACCGACCCGGACGGGAACACCCCGTGGCAGCGGGCCGAGAAGGCCGGCATCGCGGGCCTGGGCGGCGAGAACATCGCCCGCGGCCAGGGTGACGCCGCCTCCGTGATGCGGGCTTGGATGGAGAGCCCGGGGCACAAGGCGAACATCCTCAACTGCGAGTTCCGCACCCTGGGTGTCGGCGTCCACTTCGGCGCCGGCGGTCCCTGGTGGACCCAGGACTTCGGCTTCTAG
- a CDS encoding acylphosphatase: MNEDVRMTAWVRGRVQGVGFRWFTRANALEIGGMVGFALNLDDGRVQVVAEGQRENCHRLLDWLRSADTPGKVDGVTEIWGTPRGGYDGFEIR; the protein is encoded by the coding sequence ATGAATGAAGATGTCCGCATGACGGCGTGGGTGCGCGGTCGTGTACAGGGAGTGGGGTTCCGTTGGTTCACCAGGGCGAATGCGCTGGAGATCGGCGGAATGGTCGGCTTCGCGCTCAATCTTGACGACGGTCGAGTGCAGGTGGTGGCCGAAGGTCAACGTGAGAATTGCCACCGGCTGCTGGACTGGCTCCGCTCCGCCGACACGCCCGGGAAGGTGGACGGGGTGACGGAGATCTGGGGCACACCGCGCGGCGGCTACGACGGCTTCGAGATCCGTTGA
- a CDS encoding AAA family ATPase, translating into MHLKSLTLRGFKSFASATTLRFEPGITCVVGPNGSGKSNVVDALSWVMGEQGAKSLRGGKMEDVIFAGTTGRPPLGRAEVSLTIDNSDGALPIEYAEVTITRIMFRGGSSEYQINGDTCRLLDIQELLSDSGIGREMHVIVGQGRLDSVLHADPLGRRAFIEEAAGVLKHRKRKEKALRKLDAMRANLARVQDLTDELRRQLKPLGRQAAVARRAAVIQADLRDARLRLLADDLVRLRAALDAEIADEAALKERKESAERRLADALRREAELEEAVRLLAPRLQRAQQTWYELSQLAERVRGTASLAEARVRSASAPVEEERRGRDPEDMEREAARIREQEAELTAALEAAGRALEDTAGHRAELERALAEEERRLRDAARAIADRREELARLTGRLGAARSRAGAAQAEIDRLVAALDEAEARAVAAREEYEALAEEVGGLDDPEAEGEYEAARTELKDAEAALGAAREALTEAERSRAAVSARRDALALGLRRKDGTGAVLAARERLAGLLGPAAERLTVTPGYEVAVAAALGAAADAVAVASSGAAAEAIRHLRDTDAGRAGFLVTPPPASLPAQQSPAQQSPAQPSPAQPFPPQPSRKRSRPRRVPAGCRTPPPLPRGR; encoded by the coding sequence GTGCACCTCAAGTCCCTGACCCTGCGTGGCTTCAAATCGTTCGCTTCCGCGACCACTCTTCGGTTCGAACCGGGGATCACGTGCGTCGTCGGTCCGAATGGATCGGGCAAGTCCAATGTGGTGGACGCGCTCTCGTGGGTCATGGGGGAACAGGGAGCCAAATCCCTGCGCGGCGGGAAGATGGAGGACGTCATCTTCGCGGGCACGACCGGCCGCCCGCCGCTCGGCCGCGCCGAGGTCTCCCTCACCATCGACAATTCCGACGGCGCGCTGCCCATCGAGTACGCCGAGGTCACCATCACGCGGATCATGTTCCGCGGCGGCAGCAGCGAATACCAGATCAACGGGGACACCTGTCGGCTCCTGGACATTCAGGAGCTGCTCTCCGACTCCGGTATCGGCCGCGAGATGCACGTCATCGTCGGACAGGGCCGCCTCGACTCCGTCCTGCACGCCGATCCCCTGGGCCGTCGCGCCTTCATCGAGGAGGCCGCCGGGGTCCTCAAGCACCGCAAGCGCAAGGAAAAGGCCCTGCGCAAGCTCGACGCGATGCGGGCCAACCTCGCCCGCGTGCAGGACCTCACCGACGAGCTGCGCCGGCAGCTCAAGCCGCTCGGGCGGCAGGCGGCGGTCGCCCGCCGCGCGGCCGTGATCCAGGCCGACCTGCGCGACGCCCGGCTGCGGCTGCTCGCCGACGACCTGGTGAGGCTGCGCGCCGCCCTGGACGCGGAGATCGCCGACGAGGCGGCCCTGAAGGAGCGCAAGGAGTCGGCGGAGCGGCGGCTGGCGGACGCCCTGCGGCGCGAGGCCGAGCTGGAGGAGGCCGTACGCCTCCTCGCGCCCCGGCTCCAGCGCGCGCAGCAGACCTGGTACGAGCTCTCGCAGCTGGCCGAACGGGTCCGGGGGACCGCGTCCTTGGCGGAGGCCCGCGTCCGCAGCGCCTCGGCCCCCGTGGAGGAGGAGCGGCGCGGCCGTGACCCCGAGGACATGGAGCGCGAGGCGGCCCGGATCCGGGAGCAGGAGGCCGAGCTGACGGCCGCTCTGGAGGCGGCCGGGCGGGCGCTGGAGGACACCGCCGGGCACCGCGCGGAACTCGAGCGGGCCCTCGCCGAGGAGGAACGGCGGCTGCGGGACGCCGCCCGTGCGATCGCCGACCGGCGTGAGGAGCTGGCCCGACTGACGGGGCGCCTGGGGGCGGCGCGCTCGCGGGCGGGCGCCGCGCAGGCCGAGATCGACCGGCTCGTGGCGGCCCTGGACGAGGCCGAGGCGCGGGCGGTCGCGGCGCGCGAGGAGTACGAGGCCCTGGCGGAGGAGGTCGGCGGGCTCGACGACCCCGAGGCGGAGGGGGAGTACGAGGCGGCCCGGACGGAGCTGAAGGACGCGGAAGCCGCCCTGGGCGCGGCCCGGGAGGCGCTGACCGAGGCGGAACGATCCCGCGCGGCCGTGTCGGCCCGGCGGGACGCGCTCGCGCTCGGTCTGCGGCGCAAGGACGGTACGGGGGCGGTGCTCGCGGCCCGCGAACGCCTGGCCGGGCTGCTCGGGCCGGCGGCGGAACGGCTCACCGTGACCCCGGGCTACGAGGTCGCGGTGGCCGCGGCGCTGGGGGCCGCCGCCGACGCGGTGGCCGTGGCCTCCTCGGGGGCGGCGGCGGAGGCGATCCGTCACCTCCGCGACACGGACGCCGGCCGCGCGGGCTTCCTGGTCACCCCGCCGCCCGCGTCGCTCCCGGCGCAGCAGTCCCCGGCGCAGCAGTCCCCGGCGCAGCCGTCCCCGGCCCAGCCGTTCCCGCCCCAACCCTCCCGGAAGCGCAGCCGCCCGCGCCGCGTACCGGCGGGCTGTCGAACCCCGCCCCCGCTTCCGCGCGGGCGGTGA
- a CDS encoding AAA family ATPase, translated as MTRTVEGGREAASLVGGDAEVRRAVGWVLRGHVVVGSLEEAEALVGEHPDLVAVTVDGDVLGAHFAHGGSAGVPSLIEVQAAVDEAAAELERLDARCRELARVEEAARERRSASAARVEEAAERRRAGEQARAGVAQQLGRLAGQAKGAAGEAERSARAAASAQEALERARIEVEECAERLAAVEELPVAEEPDTSARDRLAADGANARQTEMEARLQLRTHEERVKGLAGRADALDRGARAEREARARAERRRQRLRHEAAVGRAVADGARQLLAHLEVSLGRADRERSRAEAAKGLRERELAEARGHGRELKGELDKLTDSVHRGEVLGAEKRLRIEQLETRALEELGVEPAALVAEYGPDQPVPPSPAAEGEELPQDPEHPRNRPGPFVRERQEKRLKAAERAYQQLGKVNPLALEEFAALEERHRFLGEQLDDLRKTRADLLQVVKEVDRRVEQVFTEAYRDTAREFEGVFARLFPGGEGRLVLTDPDDMLATGVDVEARPPGKKVKRLSLLSGGERSLTAVALLVSIFKARPSPFYVMDEVEAALDDTNLQRLIRIMVELQESSQLIVITHQKRTMEVADALYGVSMQGDGVSKVISQRLR; from the coding sequence GTGACCCGTACGGTCGAAGGGGGGCGGGAGGCCGCCTCGTTGGTCGGCGGGGACGCCGAGGTGCGGCGGGCCGTGGGGTGGGTGCTGCGGGGGCACGTCGTGGTGGGGTCCCTGGAGGAGGCCGAGGCGCTGGTCGGCGAACACCCCGACCTGGTCGCGGTGACCGTCGACGGGGACGTGCTCGGCGCGCACTTCGCGCACGGCGGCTCGGCGGGCGTGCCCAGCCTGATCGAGGTCCAGGCCGCCGTGGACGAGGCGGCGGCGGAACTGGAGCGGCTCGACGCCCGCTGCCGCGAGCTGGCCCGGGTCGAGGAGGCGGCCCGGGAACGCCGCAGCGCCTCGGCGGCCCGCGTGGAGGAGGCGGCCGAGCGCCGCCGCGCCGGCGAACAGGCCCGCGCCGGGGTGGCGCAGCAGCTCGGACGGCTCGCGGGACAGGCGAAGGGCGCGGCCGGCGAGGCCGAGCGCAGCGCCCGCGCCGCGGCGTCGGCGCAGGAGGCGCTGGAGCGGGCGCGGATCGAGGTGGAGGAGTGCGCGGAGCGGCTCGCGGCGGTGGAGGAGCTGCCCGTCGCGGAGGAACCCGACACCTCCGCCAGGGACCGGCTCGCGGCCGACGGGGCGAACGCCCGGCAGACCGAGATGGAGGCCCGCCTCCAACTGCGTACGCACGAGGAGCGGGTCAAGGGCCTCGCGGGCCGGGCGGACGCGCTCGACCGGGGGGCCAGGGCCGAGCGCGAGGCGCGGGCCCGCGCGGAGCGGCGTAGGCAGCGGCTGCGCCACGAGGCCGCGGTGGGCAGGGCCGTCGCCGACGGGGCGCGGCAGCTGCTCGCCCACCTGGAGGTGTCACTCGGCCGGGCGGACCGGGAGCGGAGCCGGGCGGAGGCCGCGAAGGGGCTGCGCGAGCGGGAGCTCGCCGAGGCCCGAGGGCACGGTCGTGAGCTGAAGGGCGAACTCGACAAGCTGACCGACTCCGTGCACCGGGGCGAGGTGCTCGGCGCCGAGAAGCGGCTGCGGATCGAGCAGTTGGAGACGCGGGCGCTGGAGGAGCTGGGCGTGGAGCCCGCCGCGCTGGTGGCGGAGTACGGCCCCGACCAGCCGGTTCCGCCGTCGCCGGCCGCCGAGGGGGAGGAACTGCCGCAGGATCCGGAGCACCCGCGCAACCGGCCGGGGCCCTTCGTACGCGAGCGGCAGGAGAAGCGGCTCAAGGCGGCCGAGCGCGCCTACCAGCAGCTCGGCAAGGTCAACCCGCTGGCGCTGGAGGAGTTCGCGGCGCTGGAGGAGCGGCACCGCTTCCTCGGCGAACAGCTGGACGACCTGCGCAAGACGCGGGCCGATCTCCTTCAGGTCGTGAAGGAGGTCGACCGTCGGGTGGAACAGGTGTTCACCGAGGCCTACCGGGACACCGCCCGCGAGTTCGAGGGGGTGTTCGCGCGGCTCTTCCCCGGTGGTGAGGGCCGGCTCGTGCTCACCGACCCGGACGACATGCTGGCGACCGGGGTGGACGTGGAGGCCCGCCCGCCGGGCAAGAAGGTCAAGCGGCTGTCGCTGTTGTCGGGTGGCGAGCGCTCCCTGACGGCCGTGGCGTTGCTGGTCTCCATCTTCAAGGCGCGGCCCAGCCCGTTCTACGTGATGGACGAGGTCGAGGCCGCGCTCGACGACACCAACCTCCAGCGGCTGATCCGGATCATGGTGGAGCTCCAGGAGAGTTCGCAGCTGATCGTCATCACCCATCAGAAGCGGACCATGGAGGTCGCGGACGCCCTCTACGGGGTCTCCATGCAGGGCGACGGCGTCTCGAAGGTCATCAGCCAGCGCCTCCGCTGA